A section of the Mesobacillus jeotgali genome encodes:
- the fbpA gene encoding Fur-regulated basic protein FbpA: MSLYLRTAVDKLKDYYIQHLIKTRLTNESEKELRKLTLTELKNLING; encoded by the coding sequence ATGTCATTATACTTACGGACTGCGGTTGATAAACTAAAAGATTACTATATTCAGCATTTGATTAAAACGAGGCTAACTAATGAAAGTGAAAAGGAATTAAGGAAATTAACTTTGACAGAACTTAAAAATTTAATAAATGGGTGA
- a CDS encoding LLM class flavin-dependent oxidoreductase gives MTESKRLKDIKYSILDLAPIIEGSTAADALKNTLDLAKHAEQWGYRRYWLAEHHNMPGIASSATSVVIGHVAAGTSTIRVGSGGIMLPNHAPLVIAEQFGTLESLFPGRIDLGLGRAPGTDQVTAYALRRERRSDGQDFPEQLDELRAYFNPELDSQYRSVRAIPGEGLNIPIWLLGSSGYSAQLAGQLGLPFSFASHFSPENTLGALNLYRRNFQPSDILEKPYAMVGVNVITAETDEEAEFLATSMQQQFLNLFRNNPSPLLPPVKNFEEQVSEYEKMLLDSRIGSSIVGSPQTIKAKLQKFLDDTQADEMIINAQIFDHKARLKSFEIVSDVFKGHL, from the coding sequence ATGACAGAAAGCAAACGTTTAAAAGATATAAAATATTCAATACTTGATCTTGCTCCTATTATTGAAGGCAGCACGGCGGCAGATGCACTTAAAAATACACTTGATCTTGCAAAGCATGCAGAACAATGGGGTTACCGCCGTTACTGGCTTGCGGAGCATCATAATATGCCAGGAATTGCCAGCTCTGCTACTTCTGTTGTAATTGGCCATGTTGCAGCAGGAACATCAACAATTAGGGTAGGCTCTGGCGGTATCATGCTTCCTAATCATGCTCCCTTAGTAATTGCTGAACAATTCGGGACACTGGAGTCTCTTTTCCCTGGACGTATTGACCTGGGTCTCGGGCGCGCCCCTGGTACTGACCAGGTGACAGCTTATGCACTAAGACGCGAACGCCGAAGTGATGGCCAGGACTTTCCTGAGCAATTAGATGAGCTGCGTGCTTATTTTAACCCGGAACTTGATTCACAGTATCGAAGTGTAAGAGCAATTCCAGGTGAGGGATTGAATATCCCAATCTGGCTGCTTGGCTCCAGTGGCTATAGTGCACAGCTTGCAGGTCAACTCGGCTTGCCTTTTTCATTCGCCAGCCATTTTTCCCCGGAAAATACATTAGGAGCTCTCAATCTTTACAGGAGAAACTTCCAGCCTTCAGACATTTTAGAAAAGCCTTACGCGATGGTGGGTGTAAATGTGATCACTGCCGAAACCGATGAGGAAGCGGAATTTCTGGCAACATCGATGCAGCAGCAATTCCTGAATCTCTTCAGGAATAATCCTAGTCCGCTGCTGCCGCCTGTCAAAAATTTCGAAGAACAAGTCAGTGAGTATGAAAAGATGCTGCTGGACAGCCGGATTGGTTCTTCAATTGTAGGCAGTCCACAGACAATCAAAGCAAAGCTTCAGAAATTCCTGGATGATACCCAGGCAGATGAAATGATCATCAACGCTCAAATCTTTGATCATAAGGCAAGACTGAAATCCTTTGAAATCGTTTCGGACGTATTTAAAGGACATCTGTAA
- a CDS encoding MerR family transcriptional regulator, with amino-acid sequence MILADSSSYKDKKVITIGIVSELTGLSERQIRYYEERKLIFPDRTPGGSRRYSFADVEHLVEIANKIEDGVQTYEIRQEMLKQKKRSQEEAHKKMIQGQLNARFGIQKY; translated from the coding sequence ATGATATTGGCTGACTCCTCCTCCTATAAAGATAAAAAAGTCATTACAATAGGCATTGTCAGTGAACTGACAGGACTTTCAGAAAGACAAATAAGGTATTATGAAGAAAGAAAATTAATTTTTCCCGATCGAACCCCAGGTGGGAGCAGGAGATATTCGTTTGCAGATGTGGAGCATTTGGTGGAGATAGCAAATAAAATCGAAGACGGGGTACAGACGTATGAAATACGGCAGGAAATGCTAAAGCAAAAGAAGCGAAGTCAGGAAGAAGCTCATAAAAAAATGATCCAGGGACAATTAAATGCGCGATTCGGGATACAGAAATATTAA
- a CDS encoding alanine/glycine:cation symporter family protein produces the protein MEAFVSWLNGILWSNPVIYIILGIGLVFSILTRFLQVRLLKDMVMLMFQGKSSEAGVSSFQALSIALSGRVGTGNIAGTATAIAMGGPGAVFWMWAIAFIGASSAFVESTLAQIYKVKQDGLYRGGPAYFIEKGLGIKWFAIVFSIAALLAMALLMPGIQSNSIALGLENAFGVSKSVSGLIIIALLGFIIFGGVKRIATVAQYTVPFMAIGYILVALIIIGMNISQVPEVFALIFKSAFGADSMFGGILGSAIAWGVKRGIYSNEAGQGTGAHAAAAAEVSHPAKQGLVQAFSVYIDTLFVCSATAFMILFTGMFNTVGADGSFIVENLKGVEAGPGYTQAAVDAVLPGFGAEFVAIALFFFAFTTIMAYYYMAETNIAYLLRGRNSKTPMFILKVVILGSTFYGAVKEASLAWALGDAGLGLMVWLNLIAIVLLAKPALIALKDYESQKKQGLDPVFNSKKLGIKNAEYWEEEYSFNHENEKVS, from the coding sequence TTGGAAGCTTTTGTTTCTTGGCTTAATGGGATTTTGTGGAGCAACCCGGTCATTTATATCATTTTAGGAATCGGCCTGGTGTTTTCAATCCTGACACGTTTTTTACAAGTTAGACTCTTAAAGGACATGGTAATGCTCATGTTCCAGGGAAAAAGTTCCGAAGCGGGAGTTTCATCTTTTCAGGCCTTATCTATTGCTTTATCAGGCCGTGTAGGGACTGGTAATATTGCAGGTACTGCTACTGCCATCGCAATGGGGGGACCTGGTGCGGTTTTCTGGATGTGGGCGATTGCGTTTATCGGGGCAAGCAGCGCGTTTGTTGAGTCAACATTAGCGCAGATTTACAAGGTGAAGCAAGATGGTCTTTATCGAGGCGGTCCTGCTTACTTCATCGAAAAAGGTCTTGGTATTAAATGGTTTGCCATCGTTTTTTCGATAGCAGCATTGCTGGCAATGGCCCTTTTAATGCCGGGAATTCAGTCAAACTCGATTGCACTTGGTCTTGAGAATGCTTTTGGTGTCAGCAAATCAGTGTCTGGTTTGATTATCATTGCTCTTTTAGGCTTTATCATTTTTGGCGGAGTAAAAAGGATTGCAACAGTGGCCCAGTATACTGTTCCATTCATGGCAATCGGATACATCCTTGTTGCTCTTATCATTATTGGAATGAATATCTCTCAAGTACCTGAGGTTTTCGCTTTGATTTTCAAAAGCGCTTTCGGGGCTGATTCCATGTTTGGCGGTATCTTGGGCAGTGCGATTGCATGGGGAGTTAAACGCGGTATTTATTCCAATGAAGCAGGACAGGGAACAGGTGCTCACGCAGCTGCAGCAGCTGAAGTTTCCCACCCGGCTAAACAGGGGCTTGTCCAGGCATTCTCGGTCTATATTGATACTCTATTCGTTTGTTCGGCAACAGCATTCATGATTCTGTTTACTGGGATGTTCAATACAGTTGGCGCTGACGGATCGTTCATTGTAGAAAACCTGAAAGGTGTTGAAGCTGGTCCTGGATATACACAGGCAGCTGTTGATGCTGTCTTACCGGGATTCGGGGCTGAGTTTGTTGCGATAGCTTTGTTCTTCTTCGCTTTCACAACTATCATGGCCTATTATTATATGGCAGAAACAAATATTGCATATCTTCTCAGAGGAAGAAATAGCAAGACTCCAATGTTCATCCTGAAAGTCGTCATCCTTGGGTCAACTTTCTATGGTGCAGTGAAGGAAGCATCACTTGCATGGGCACTTGGAGATGCTGGTCTGGGATTGATGGTGTGGCTGAATTTAATCGCTATTGTCCTGCTTGCTAAGCCGGCGCTCATTGCGTTGAAAGATTATGAGAGTCAGAAAAAACAAGGTCTCGACCCTGTATTCAATTCCAAAAAACTCGGGATCAAGAATGCGGAGTATTGGGAAGAGGAATATTCCTTTAATCATGAAAACGAAAAAGTTTCATAA
- a CDS encoding dimethylarginine dimethylaminohydrolase family protein, producing MEQKLKPENRGFILNEYDVLKKVILCQPQYMTIRDVINETQKHFKDEGIHIELALEQHSEFVNTLKNFGVEVILLPYHKKYPEQVFTRDIGFTLGQTIFVADMASDIRKGEEDVLKQWLEDEEISYYNLLGDQIEGGDVVIDQDTVYVGLSNRTNQQAAEHLQGLLSDFNVRPIPFKAEYLHLDCVFNVVSPEVALIYRPALTDEDIKLFSSRYELIDVSEEEQFTLGTNVLCIGNQRILSLPVNKGVNEQLRKKGFEVVEVDITEIIKSGGSFRCCTLPILRESI from the coding sequence ATGGAACAGAAACTAAAGCCTGAAAACAGAGGGTTTATCTTAAATGAATATGATGTACTTAAGAAAGTAATACTTTGCCAGCCGCAATATATGACCATCCGTGACGTGATAAATGAAACTCAGAAACATTTCAAAGATGAGGGCATACATATTGAGCTTGCTTTGGAGCAGCACAGTGAGTTTGTCAATACATTGAAAAATTTTGGTGTAGAGGTGATTCTGCTTCCATACCATAAAAAATATCCAGAGCAAGTTTTCACAAGGGACATTGGTTTTACGCTTGGCCAGACTATTTTTGTTGCTGACATGGCAAGTGATATCCGCAAAGGGGAAGAGGATGTCCTAAAACAATGGCTGGAGGATGAAGAAATATCCTACTATAATCTGTTAGGCGATCAGATTGAGGGCGGTGATGTTGTCATTGATCAGGATACTGTTTATGTAGGATTGAGCAATCGGACAAACCAGCAGGCAGCGGAACATTTGCAAGGATTGCTTTCAGACTTTAACGTTAGGCCCATTCCGTTCAAAGCTGAATATCTCCATCTAGACTGCGTCTTTAATGTTGTATCTCCAGAAGTGGCGCTAATTTATCGGCCAGCTTTAACAGATGAAGACATAAAACTATTCAGTTCGCGCTACGAACTTATTGATGTCAGCGAAGAAGAACAATTCACACTTGGAACCAATGTACTATGTATCGGCAACCAACGCATCCTAAGTCTTCCTGTAAATAAAGGAGTAAATGAACAGCTAAGGAAAAAAGGCTTCGAAGTAGTCGAAGTAGATATAACCGAAATCATCAAATCCGGCGGTTCATTCCGATGCTGCACACTTCCAATTTTGCGTGAGAGTATTTGA
- a CDS encoding ammonium transporter gives MDTVFLMNSLWVMVSAVLVILMIGGFILLETGSTRMKNAGHIAGKTILTFGISSIVFWAIGYGLIFGKGNSIVGFSDFFYSGYDVEGLALSGPIFFLFQLAFAGISITIAFGGFAERAKLSVYVVFALLFSIFVYPIIAHWIWGGGWLAEHGKQDFAGSTVVHLTGAMAALAATLLLKPRIGKFNHDGTANKIDGHNLVFTALSVLFLWVGWFGFNAGSTVSVEGAFFGFVALNTNLAAAAGTVAALAISWIVLGKADIPMMLNGTLAGLVAITASCAFVDTWAAVVIGLVAGILVFYSIRFFESKQIDDPIFALSVHGAAGVWGTLSTGFFATPELAAVGKPGLFYGGGFEQLAVQSVGVVVSGAFAFIVSYLILLCMKTAMNGLRVTEEEENIGLDISEHGNYGYPEFINMEQSSKESVTVHTADLPLVPQQQTVN, from the coding sequence TTGGATACTGTTTTTTTAATGAATAGTTTATGGGTAATGGTCTCCGCAGTATTGGTTATCTTGATGATTGGGGGATTCATTCTACTTGAAACTGGGTCCACAAGAATGAAAAATGCGGGACATATAGCCGGAAAAACTATATTAACTTTCGGCATATCCTCTATTGTTTTCTGGGCGATTGGTTATGGGCTGATTTTCGGTAAAGGAAACTCGATAGTGGGATTCTCTGATTTCTTTTATTCAGGCTATGACGTTGAGGGATTAGCACTCTCAGGACCAATTTTTTTCCTCTTTCAATTGGCTTTCGCTGGAATTTCAATAACGATCGCTTTTGGCGGATTTGCAGAAAGAGCAAAATTATCCGTTTACGTTGTTTTTGCTCTATTGTTTTCTATTTTTGTCTACCCAATCATCGCCCACTGGATTTGGGGTGGCGGCTGGCTCGCAGAACATGGAAAACAGGATTTTGCTGGTTCGACTGTTGTACACCTTACCGGGGCAATGGCTGCACTGGCAGCAACGCTCCTTTTGAAGCCGCGCATTGGCAAATTCAATCATGATGGAACAGCCAATAAAATAGATGGTCATAACCTGGTATTTACCGCATTAAGTGTACTTTTCCTATGGGTTGGCTGGTTTGGGTTCAATGCAGGGAGCACCGTATCAGTTGAGGGGGCATTCTTTGGCTTTGTTGCTTTGAACACCAATCTTGCAGCTGCTGCAGGCACAGTTGCCGCACTGGCTATATCATGGATTGTACTTGGAAAGGCAGATATCCCTATGATGCTGAATGGTACACTTGCTGGACTTGTTGCGATCACTGCATCTTGTGCCTTTGTTGATACCTGGGCAGCAGTGGTGATTGGATTAGTTGCGGGAATTCTTGTCTTCTACAGTATCCGTTTCTTTGAAAGCAAGCAGATAGATGATCCTATCTTTGCACTATCCGTCCACGGGGCAGCAGGTGTTTGGGGCACCTTATCCACTGGTTTTTTCGCTACGCCTGAATTGGCTGCAGTCGGAAAACCCGGTTTATTTTATGGAGGCGGTTTTGAGCAGCTCGCTGTCCAGTCAGTAGGAGTTGTGGTGTCAGGTGCTTTTGCCTTCATCGTTTCATATTTAATCTTATTGTGCATGAAGACGGCAATGAACGGTTTGCGGGTCACTGAAGAGGAGGAAAATATTGGACTGGACATTAGTGAACACGGGAATTATGGCTATCCCGAATTTATTAATATGGAACAAAGCTCTAAGGAATCTGTAACTGTCCATACTGCCGACCTTCCCTTAGTCCCGCAGCAGCAGACCGTCAATTAA